In Sebaldella termitidis ATCC 33386, one DNA window encodes the following:
- a CDS encoding APH(3') family aminoglycoside O-phosphotransferase has protein sequence MLNKEKLPYDLREKISDMFFTRIDTGESGAKVFKVSSDTASYYLKIETAAGELEEEYQKTRWLQGKLEVPDILYFGEENKNKYMLLTEINGRILCDKEHIRNPEAAIKLLAEGLVKLGGVDTDSCPFDNRLEKKLEKAAENVRLNRVNMTDWEETTKFSNPESLLNYLYKNRPPENEVIFTHGDYCLPNIIAELDEITGFIDLGRAGIADIWQDIALCMRSMHRNFGTRKYEELLLEYLGRKQDKEKLEYYILLDEMF, from the coding sequence TTGCTGAATAAAGAGAAATTGCCTTATGATTTGAGAGAAAAAATTTCAGATATGTTTTTTACCCGGATTGATACTGGTGAATCCGGTGCAAAGGTATTTAAAGTATCATCTGATACAGCTTCTTATTATCTGAAAATAGAAACAGCCGCTGGAGAGCTGGAAGAAGAATATCAAAAAACCAGATGGCTCCAGGGAAAGCTCGAGGTTCCGGATATTTTATATTTTGGTGAAGAGAACAAAAATAAGTACATGCTTCTGACTGAAATAAATGGAAGGATTCTCTGTGATAAAGAACACATTAGGAATCCGGAAGCAGCAATAAAGTTACTCGCTGAAGGACTCGTGAAACTTGGCGGAGTTGATACAGACAGCTGTCCTTTTGATAACAGGCTTGAAAAAAAACTGGAGAAGGCTGCGGAGAATGTGAGATTAAACAGGGTAAACATGACAGACTGGGAAGAAACAACAAAATTTTCCAATCCTGAATCTCTTCTGAATTACTTATATAAAAACAGACCGCCGGAGAATGAAGTTATATTTACTCATGGTGATTACTGCCTTCCCAATATTATTGCGGAGCTGGATGAAATTACTGGATTTATTGATTTAGGAAGAGCGGGTATTGCAGATATATGGCAGGATATAGCATTATGTATGAGGTCAATGCACCGCAATTTTGGAACCCGGAAGTATGAAGAACTGCTGCTGGAATATCTTGGGAGAAAACAGGATAAGGAAAAGCTGGAATATTATATTCTGCTGGATGAGATGTTTTAA
- a CDS encoding helix-turn-helix domain-containing protein, whose product MFKVTYNDALKLGDILKELRHKKELTFKELEKATGVDSATLSRLEQGTILRINPMILKSLADFYSINLLTLYNLINYITEDDILNYYTTLSTKKELEKEEIEIIPFSKFNSINSTYSKDFLKFPYVSKVCKAVEINKEYVVIFNPEIKILNIKDVGIFKNQDDIFISNYYKKDKTIVLINYFDKKITVFNNLNDVKILGKVVAIINYNL is encoded by the coding sequence ATGTTTAAGGTTACATATAACGATGCTTTGAAATTAGGGGATATTTTGAAAGAATTACGTCATAAAAAAGAGCTTACCTTCAAAGAGCTTGAGAAGGCTACAGGGGTAGACTCTGCTACATTGAGCAGACTTGAGCAAGGGACCATTCTGCGTATTAATCCCATGATTTTAAAATCTCTTGCAGACTTTTACTCTATTAATCTTTTAACTTTATATAATTTAATCAATTACATAACAGAAGACGATATTTTAAATTACTATACTACCCTATCGACTAAAAAAGAACTTGAAAAGGAGGAAATCGAAATAATTCCTTTCAGTAAGTTTAACAGTATCAATAGTACATATTCAAAGGATTTTCTTAAATTTCCTTATGTTTCAAAAGTTTGCAAGGCTGTGGAAATAAACAAGGAATATGTTGTCATCTTTAATCCTGAAATAAAAATTCTTAATATTAAAGACGTGGGTATCTTTAAAAATCAGGATGATATCTTTATAAGCAATTATTACAAAAAAGATAAAACTATTGTTTTAATAAACTATTTTGATAAAAAAATTACTGTATTCAATAATTTGAATGATGTAAAAATTCTGGGAAAAGTTGTTGCTATAATTAATTATAATTTATAA
- a CDS encoding M48 family metallopeptidase: protein MKKFKLLLLTLISVFVLISCSSAPITGRQQLKFVDDEKLASESSAAYSEFIAQVKQQNLLANSTNDGKRVTAVGNKLAVAVEKYLRENGQAQKVDYLNWEFNLIKSDDVNAFAMPGGKIAFYTGIMPIAKNDAGIAAIMGHEIGHVIAGHHAEGKSNETAAGIVMIGKQVADIVTGGATSVISNDLVGQGLSLGLLKFNRTQEYEADKYGMIFMAMAGYNPEEALAVWERMAAGGSSGGPEILSTHPNTENRIKKMKEFLPEAMKYYNQSK, encoded by the coding sequence GTGAAAAAATTTAAATTATTATTGTTAACACTAATAAGCGTATTTGTATTGATATCATGCTCAAGTGCGCCTATTACAGGAAGACAGCAGCTGAAGTTTGTTGATGACGAGAAGCTTGCTAGTGAATCATCGGCCGCTTACAGTGAATTTATAGCACAGGTAAAACAGCAGAATCTGCTTGCCAATAGTACAAATGACGGAAAGAGAGTAACAGCTGTAGGGAATAAGCTGGCAGTAGCAGTAGAGAAGTATCTGAGAGAAAACGGACAGGCTCAGAAAGTGGACTACTTAAATTGGGAATTCAATTTAATAAAGTCAGATGATGTAAATGCATTTGCTATGCCTGGCGGGAAAATAGCATTTTATACAGGAATTATGCCTATAGCAAAAAATGATGCAGGAATAGCAGCTATAATGGGACATGAAATAGGTCACGTTATTGCAGGGCACCATGCTGAAGGGAAAAGTAATGAAACTGCAGCAGGAATTGTAATGATTGGAAAACAGGTAGCAGATATAGTAACAGGAGGAGCAACATCAGTAATAAGCAATGATTTGGTTGGTCAGGGGCTTAGCCTTGGACTGCTAAAATTTAACAGAACACAGGAATATGAAGCAGATAAATACGGAATGATTTTTATGGCAATGGCAGGATATAATCCAGAAGAAGCTCTTGCTGTATGGGAAAGAATGGCAGCCGGCGGATCATCAGGCGGTCCTGAAATACTTAGTACACACCCTAATACTGAAAACAGAATCAAAAAAATGAAAGAATTTTTACCGGAAGCAATGAAGTATTATAATCAAAGTAAATAA
- the htpX gene encoding zinc metalloprotease HtpX, giving the protein MGNQIKTFFLMFILILIFMFIGDFIGGQSGAVIGLVLASGINIFSYWNSDKMVLANYNAQPITENSNPRVYNIVRSLVRNADLPMPKIYLIPEMQPNAFATGRNPEHAAVAVTAGLLETMDDAELSGVIGHELGHVKHRDILISTIAAIFAGAISIMSRFAMYSGSGRRSDNDRGANPFAFLLVLLAPVAAMIVQMSISRKREFLADQFGAEVSGNPLYLRNALQKLEAYGRRVPMQHNNPSYSHMFIVNPLANAGAAFANLFRTHPPTSERIKRLEQMAER; this is encoded by the coding sequence ATGGGTAATCAAATAAAAACATTCTTTTTGATGTTTATTCTGATATTAATTTTCATGTTTATCGGTGATTTTATCGGAGGTCAGAGCGGAGCAGTCATTGGTCTTGTTCTTGCTTCGGGTATCAATATTTTCAGTTACTGGAACAGCGATAAGATGGTTCTCGCCAATTACAATGCACAGCCGATCACTGAAAACAGCAATCCGAGAGTATACAATATAGTAAGATCGCTTGTAAGAAATGCTGATCTTCCTATGCCTAAGATTTATCTTATACCTGAAATGCAGCCAAATGCTTTTGCTACGGGAAGAAATCCCGAGCATGCAGCAGTTGCTGTCACTGCGGGTCTTTTGGAAACTATGGATGATGCCGAGCTGAGCGGAGTTATCGGTCATGAACTCGGGCATGTCAAGCACAGGGATATTCTTATCAGTACTATTGCCGCAATATTTGCAGGTGCTATTTCTATCATGAGCAGATTTGCCATGTACTCCGGCAGCGGAAGACGTTCTGACAATGACAGGGGAGCGAATCCTTTTGCATTCCTTCTTGTTTTACTTGCTCCGGTTGCAGCCATGATCGTTCAGATGAGTATTTCACGAAAAAGAGAGTTTCTTGCTGATCAATTCGGTGCAGAGGTTTCGGGGAATCCTCTCTATCTGAGAAACGCCCTTCAAAAACTGGAGGCATACGGGCGAAGAGTGCCTATGCAGCATAATAATCCTTCATATTCGCATATGTTTATTGTAAATCCTCTTGCTAATGCAGGTGCTGCCTTTGCAAATCTTTTTAGAACACATCCTCCTACAAGCGAAAGAATAAAAAGACTTGAACAGATGGCGGAAAGATAA
- the asnB gene encoding asparagine synthase B: MCGFVFTSYEGTKQKEFDKGFQKIYHRGPDNESVTVQRGGIWGFHRLAIMDLSNRGNQPFMHNGSELMCNGEIFNYQELEKLVKDIYEFHSESDCEVLLPLYEKFGIEIMVKMLDAEFAMVLYDGKTGEVMAARDPIGIRPLFYGFEKETGKISFSSEAKGLIDFCKGVKPFPPGHYYKDGEFHSYNDIADPKVIVDEEIETITKKIKDKLEAAVIKRLHSDAPIGFLLSGGLDSSLVCAIAQKHLKKPIKTFAIGMETDPIDLKYAGEVAEYLGTEHTEVRIAKDDVLGALRDVIYHLESWDITTVRASIGMYLICKYIHENTGLKVLLTGEVSDEIFGYKYTDFAPTPAEFQKEAQKRIRELYLYDVLRADRCIAAHSLEARVPFGDIDFVNYVMSVNPEKKMNKYNKGKYLLRKAFEGEGYLPDSILYREKAAFSDAVGHSMVDYLKEYAEAKYSEEDLKNAADKYPYKTPFTKESLLYREIFEEFYPGNADWIKDFWMPNREWEGCRVDDPSARVLSNYGDSGK, from the coding sequence ATGTGTGGATTTGTATTTACGTCATATGAGGGGACAAAGCAGAAAGAATTTGATAAGGGATTTCAGAAGATATATCACCGCGGTCCGGATAATGAAAGTGTAACAGTACAGAGGGGCGGTATATGGGGCTTCCACAGGCTGGCAATTATGGATCTGAGCAACAGGGGAAATCAGCCGTTTATGCATAACGGCAGTGAATTGATGTGCAACGGAGAAATATTTAACTATCAGGAGCTGGAAAAATTAGTAAAGGATATATATGAATTTCATTCAGAAAGTGACTGTGAAGTACTTCTTCCGCTTTATGAAAAATTCGGAATAGAGATTATGGTAAAAATGCTTGATGCAGAATTTGCAATGGTATTGTATGACGGGAAAACCGGAGAGGTAATGGCAGCAAGAGATCCGATAGGAATAAGACCTTTATTTTACGGTTTTGAAAAAGAGACAGGCAAAATTTCATTTTCAAGTGAGGCAAAAGGTCTTATAGACTTTTGCAAAGGTGTAAAGCCGTTTCCTCCGGGACATTATTATAAAGACGGTGAGTTTCACAGTTACAATGACATAGCTGATCCCAAAGTAATAGTTGATGAAGAAATAGAAACCATAACAAAAAAGATAAAGGACAAACTGGAAGCTGCAGTGATAAAAAGGCTTCACTCTGATGCACCTATAGGCTTTCTTTTGAGCGGGGGGCTGGATTCGTCGCTGGTGTGTGCAATAGCACAGAAGCATCTGAAAAAACCGATAAAAACTTTTGCTATAGGTATGGAAACAGATCCGATAGACTTGAAGTACGCAGGAGAAGTGGCAGAATATCTTGGAACGGAGCATACGGAGGTAAGAATTGCCAAAGATGATGTCTTGGGAGCGTTAAGAGATGTAATATATCATCTTGAAAGCTGGGATATAACAACAGTAAGGGCAAGTATTGGAATGTATCTTATATGTAAATATATACATGAAAATACAGGTTTAAAGGTTCTGCTGACAGGAGAAGTAAGTGACGAAATTTTTGGATATAAATATACAGACTTTGCTCCAACACCTGCAGAGTTTCAAAAAGAAGCACAGAAAAGGATCAGGGAGCTTTATTTATATGATGTATTACGGGCAGACAGATGTATTGCTGCACATTCACTGGAAGCAAGAGTGCCTTTCGGGGATATTGATTTTGTAAATTATGTAATGAGTGTAAATCCTGAAAAGAAAATGAACAAGTATAATAAAGGAAAGTACCTTTTAAGAAAAGCTTTTGAAGGGGAGGGATATCTTCCAGACAGTATACTTTACAGAGAGAAAGCAGCTTTTAGCGATGCTGTGGGACATTCTATGGTTGATTATCTGAAAGAATATGCCGAAGCGAAGTATTCGGAGGAAGATTTGAAAAATGCTGCGGATAAATATCCTTACAAAACACCATTTACGAAAGAGTCACTTTTATACAGAGAGATTTTTGAAGAATTTTATCCGGGAAATGCAGACTGGATAAAAGATTTCTGGATGCCTAACCGGGAATGGGAAGGGTGCAGAGTTGACGATCCCAGTGCAAGAGTTCTGTCAAACTACGGAGACAGCGGAAAATAA